GCTCGGAGGCGCAGCCGTGGATGTCACCGATGATGTCGAACGGGCCGGTGAGGTGGCGGAGGTCGTTGTAGCGGCGCTCCAGGACGATCTCCGCACCGGCCACCTCCTCCTCGCTGCGCAGGACGTGCACCTTGCGGAAGCCCTCACGCTCCAGGCCCCGCAGCGAACGGCGCAGCTCACGGCGGTGGCGCTGGACTACATGGCGGGGCATGCCGGCGCGGTCGGGGCGCAGCGCGTTGCGTGCCAGGCAGACCTCCTCCGGCAGGTCCAGCACGATGGCGATGGGCAGCACGTCGTACTGCCTGGCCAGCTGGACGAGCTGTCTGCGGCTCTCGGGCTGGACGTTGGTGGCGTCGACGACGGTCAGCCGTCCGGCCTCCAGGCGTTTGCCCGCGATGTAGTGCAGCACGTCGAAGGCGTCGCGGCTGGCGCTCTGGTCGTTCTCGTCGTCGGCGACCAGGCCGCGGCAGAAGTCCGAGGAGATGACCTCGGTGGGCCTGAAGTGCTCACGGGCGAAGGTGGACTTGCCGGAGCCGGTGGCACCGATGAGGACGACGAGGGAGAGGTCGGTCACCGGCAGCGTGCGCGGACCTCCGCGCGCGCCGCCGCCATCGGACGCCGTACCGCGGCCGCCCGCGTGCCCACCGGACGCGGGGGCGTCAGGTGCGGGGGATGCGGGGGCGTCAGGTGCGGGGGATGCGGGGGCGTCAGGTGCGGGGGCGGCGGATGCGGGAGCGCCGGTCGTGGAGTCATCGGCCATGGGGGTGCCGGTCATGCGGTTGTCGGTCATGCGGCCTTCGCCTCCTTCGTCTTCCCGTTCTCCGCCGCGTCCCTGGTGAACACGGCCATCTGTGTGGGCGGCCCCACTTCGGGGTCGTCCGGGCCGACCGGGACGAAGTCCACGGTGTACCCGTGGCGTCCGGCCACCTGCCCCGCCCAGTCCCGGAACTCCTGCCGGGTCCATTCGAAGCGGTGGTCCCCGTGGCGTACGTGCCCGGCGGGGAGCGTCTCCCAGCGGACGTTGTACTCCGCGTTGGGTGTCGTCACGAGGACGGTCGTGGGCCTGGCCGCGCCGAACACCGCGTATTCCAGGGCGGGCAGCCGGGGCAGGTCGAGGTGCTCGATCACCTCGCTGAGCACCGCCGCGTCGTACCCCTTCAGCTGCTTGTCGGTGTAGGTCAGCGAGCCCTGCCGGAGTGTGACCCGGCCGGCCTGGCGCTCTCCCAGGCGGTCCAGCTTCAGCCGCCGCGCGGCCACGGTCAGGGCGCGCACCGACACGTCGACCCCCACGATCTCCGTGAAACGCACGTCCTTGAGGAGCGCCTGCACCAGCTGGCCCTGTCCGCAGCCGAGGTCCAGGACGCGGTGGGCGCCGGCGGCGCGCAGCGCGCCCAGGATCGCCTCCCGCCGCTGTCCGGCCAGCGGTACCGGCTTCTCCTCCGTGTCGGTGGTCTCGTCTACCGCGTTGTCGACGCTCTCCACCTCCAGGTCGTCCGTCTCGGCCAGCCGCACCAGTTCGAGCCTCTCCATCGCCTGCCGGGTCAGGCTCCAGCGGCGGGAGAGGTAACGGCTGGTGATGAGTTTCTGCTCGGGATGCTCGGCCAGCCAGCCCTCGCCCGCCCTCAGCAGCTTGTCGACCTCGTCGGGCGCGACCCAGTAGTGCTTGGCGTCGTCGAGCACCGGCAGCAGTACGTACAGCTGCCGCAACGCGTCCGCGAGCCGCAACTCCCCCTCCAGCACCAGCCGTACGTAGCGGGAGTCGCCCCACTGCGGGAACTTCTCGTCCAGCGGCACGGGGGTGGCGTCCACCCGCGCCCAGCCGAGCGGTCCGAACAGCTTCCGCACCAGTTCGGCGCCTCCGCGCGCGGGCAGCGCCGGCACCTCGACCCGCAGGGCCAGCGGCTCCTGGGCCCGTTCCGGCATGGCCCGGCAGACGCCGTTCAACGCGGACTTGAAGACCGCCGCCATGGCGACCGAGAGCAGGGACGACGCCGCGTACGGCCGGTCGTTGACGTACTGCGCGAGCGCCGCGTCGGGCGCGCCGCCCCTGCCCTTGCCCTTACCGCGCCGCACCAGCGCCACGGGATCCACATCGAGGAGGAGAGCCGCCGTGCACCGCTCCTGGGACGCTTCGGGGTAGAAGACGTGTGCGGTGCCGTGCGCGGTGGAGAACGCCTGCGCCTT
This DNA window, taken from Streptomyces nitrosporeus, encodes the following:
- a CDS encoding 3' terminal RNA ribose 2'-O-methyltransferase Hen1; this translates as MFLTISTTGSPERPATDLGFLLHKHPGKAQAFSTAHGTAHVFYPEASQERCTAALLLDVDPVALVRRGKGKGRGGAPDAALAQYVNDRPYAASSLLSVAMAAVFKSALNGVCRAMPERAQEPLALRVEVPALPARGGAELVRKLFGPLGWARVDATPVPLDEKFPQWGDSRYVRLVLEGELRLADALRQLYVLLPVLDDAKHYWVAPDEVDKLLRAGEGWLAEHPEQKLITSRYLSRRWSLTRQAMERLELVRLAETDDLEVESVDNAVDETTDTEEKPVPLAGQRREAILGALRAAGAHRVLDLGCGQGQLVQALLKDVRFTEIVGVDVSVRALTVAARRLKLDRLGERQAGRVTLRQGSLTYTDKQLKGYDAAVLSEVIEHLDLPRLPALEYAVFGAARPTTVLVTTPNAEYNVRWETLPAGHVRHGDHRFEWTRQEFRDWAGQVAGRHGYTVDFVPVGPDDPEVGPPTQMAVFTRDAAENGKTKEAKAA